One bacterium DNA segment encodes these proteins:
- a CDS encoding response regulator: protein MSEADPRNIKILLVDDEEDLVTLLAERLSKRRMDVVWATSGEEALAISADRTFDVAVIDLKMPHMDGVEVMQRLKASQPLIETIMFTGHGTMESALEAGKLDAFRYMMKPCDFDELVGVIQAAYEQRRTNLRLKYEEELQQVVEHHFTPRDILHASEELRRKYEQD from the coding sequence ATGAGCGAAGCCGACCCTCGCAATATCAAAATCCTGCTGGTGGACGACGAGGAGGACCTGGTCACACTGCTGGCCGAACGCCTCTCGAAGCGCCGGATGGATGTCGTATGGGCAACTTCCGGAGAGGAGGCCCTGGCCATCAGCGCCGACCGCACCTTCGACGTGGCGGTAATCGACCTGAAGATGCCGCACATGGACGGTGTCGAGGTGATGCAGAGGCTCAAGGCGAGCCAGCCGCTGATCGAGACGATCATGTTCACCGGCCACGGCACCATGGAATCCGCCCTGGAGGCCGGCAAGCTGGACGCCTTTCGCTACATGATGAAACCCTGCGACTTCGACGAACTCGTGGGCGTCATCCAGGCGGCCTACGAGCAGAGACGCACTAATCTGCGGCTCAAGTACGAGGAGGAACTCCAGCAGGTCGTAGAGCACCATTTCACCCCCCGCGACATCCTGCACGCCAGCGAGGAGCTGCGCCGCAAGTATGAGCAGGACTGA
- a CDS encoding PAS domain-containing protein, producing the protein MSRTEPPPSPFRLVLVGGGELVAPYLRQLREIDPDSRFLHVVGLCTDDPAAIELAAGLDAPRVGGCLTDALPPGGADLIVDLRDVARPGTGLEAPTGTRILGPPVVDLLRHVLDFATRDRRAHAEKHAELLDLQIKLKHFMEFAPFAIYMKDVGLRYQAINRVGADMLSRSPADFIGRTDFDLFPATVARRIQKFEMEVLNKSRTVKFDGVLPLPGDARIYFSATLIPILRDEKPIGLYGLIEDITELHTSERQIVRQRMQITETREYLQGILRYSQDMIFLCRPDGTLIAFNEAAERITGYAQDEVLGRQVQDLAARRDELAALLEETLAEGHAVLYELKLKRRDGMDIVTNLSLTKISGRDNQPLEVVGICRDITKRLQLQEDLIQSERLAAIGKMAAGVAHEINNPLAIIETVAGLIKETLAEVCHDLDGMTRDKFRGYIDKLLFQTKRCTTITHNLLGFARKSSGAQTPVTVMDLLDEAVELLHPHTHRIGLEVHRHYAADLPTLKIDPMLLEQIFVNLLTNAIDAIEERHPPQPRIDLSVSMAERAEGEDARLAVTIKDNGVGIPEENLRQIFELFYTSKPAGKGTGLGLSIVHNILQKIGGEIRAASDAAGGSSFTLLLPLQPPAEPTDRAPL; encoded by the coding sequence ATGAGCAGGACTGAGCCCCCCCCCTCCCCGTTTCGCCTGGTTCTGGTCGGCGGCGGCGAGCTGGTCGCCCCTTACCTGCGCCAGCTGCGCGAGATCGATCCGGACTCGCGCTTCTTGCACGTCGTCGGGCTCTGCACCGACGACCCCGCGGCGATCGAACTGGCCGCGGGGCTGGACGCGCCCCGCGTGGGGGGCTGTTTGACCGATGCTCTGCCCCCCGGCGGCGCCGACCTGATCGTCGATCTCAGGGACGTCGCGCGTCCCGGCACGGGCCTCGAGGCGCCCACGGGAACGCGGATCCTCGGGCCGCCCGTCGTGGATCTGCTCCGGCACGTCCTGGACTTCGCGACGCGGGACAGGCGGGCTCACGCCGAGAAGCACGCCGAACTGCTCGACCTCCAGATCAAGTTGAAACATTTCATGGAGTTCGCCCCTTTCGCGATCTACATGAAGGACGTCGGACTGAGATATCAGGCCATCAACAGGGTCGGGGCCGACATGCTGTCGCGCAGCCCCGCGGATTTCATCGGCCGTACCGATTTCGACCTGTTTCCGGCCACCGTGGCGCGACGCATCCAGAAATTCGAGATGGAGGTGCTGAACAAGAGCCGTACGGTCAAGTTCGACGGCGTCCTGCCGCTGCCCGGAGACGCGCGCATCTACTTCTCGGCCACCCTGATCCCCATCCTGCGCGACGAGAAACCCATCGGTCTCTACGGCCTGATCGAGGACATCACCGAGCTGCACACCAGCGAACGCCAGATCGTACGACAGCGCATGCAGATCACCGAGACGCGGGAATACCTGCAGGGGATTCTCAGGTACAGCCAGGACATGATCTTCCTCTGCCGCCCGGACGGGACCCTCATCGCGTTCAACGAGGCCGCGGAACGCATCACGGGATACGCGCAGGACGAGGTCCTCGGCAGGCAAGTGCAGGACCTGGCGGCCCGCCGCGACGAACTGGCGGCGCTGCTGGAGGAAACCCTGGCGGAGGGACACGCGGTCCTCTACGAGCTGAAGTTGAAGCGCCGCGACGGGATGGACATCGTCACCAACCTCTCGCTGACGAAGATCAGCGGCCGGGACAACCAGCCCCTGGAAGTGGTGGGCATCTGCCGCGACATCACCAAGCGGCTCCAGCTGCAGGAAGACCTGATCCAGAGCGAGCGGCTGGCCGCGATCGGCAAGATGGCGGCCGGCGTCGCCCACGAGATCAACAATCCGCTGGCGATCATCGAGACGGTGGCGGGTCTGATCAAGGAGACGCTGGCCGAGGTCTGTCACGACCTCGACGGGATGACCAGGGACAAGTTCAGGGGCTACATCGACAAGCTCCTCTTCCAGACCAAGCGCTGCACCACGATCACGCACAACCTGCTGGGCTTCGCGCGCAAGTCCAGCGGCGCCCAGACGCCCGTGACGGTGATGGACCTGCTGGACGAGGCCGTGGAACTTCTCCACCCGCACACGCACCGTATCGGCCTGGAAGTGCACCGTCACTATGCCGCGGACCTGCCGACGCTGAAAATCGACCCGATGCTGCTCGAGCAGATCTTCGTCAACCTGCTCACCAACGCCATCGACGCCATCGAGGAGCGGCACCCGCCACAACCGCGCATCGACCTGTCCGTCTCGATGGCGGAGCGGGCGGAAGGTGAAGACGCGCGTCTCGCGGTGACGATCAAGGACAACGGCGTGGGCATCCCCGAGGAGAACCTCAGGCAGATCTTCGAACTCTTCTACACCAGCAAGCCCGCGGGCAAGGGTACAGGTCTGGGCCTGTCCATCGTGCACAACATCCTGCAGAAAATCGGCGGCGAGATCCGCGCCGCCAGCGACGCGGCCGGGGGCTCCAGCTTCACCCTGCTCCTGCCC